TCCTTCCGAGTCGTAATTTGCAACCAGTAGCACTGTCTTTGGGGTCCCGACCTTTAAAGTCTCTCAAACAGAACAGAAGTCCGAGTGAGACTTGGAAAACACAGAGCAATGAGAGCGTGCATCGCAATGATTTTGAATTGCAACTCTCCTGGCTTCTGTTAAGATCTGAGCCATCCCACACAATTTTTTTGAGATGTACgattaaacatttctaaaacgaGAGATGAAGACAGACACTAAACGCCCCAGGGATTGGCTGTACTTTATTTATAAATCAACATTTCCCTCCATTGactttgaaaaggaaataaaagTCAGAAGGAGAGACAAACATGTCTTGGATTTGTAGAATTTATTGTAGAGATATGTGACAGTAAATCTGAATGATTTCCGCCCAGAGACTAAACAAAACAAACTTTATTTGAATCCCTCAATCCCTAAATCAGAAATAATATGTGACCCGTCTGGAGGTGACCCATCTGGATGTCACCCTGCTATTTGTCACCCTGTCACCCCACTAGGCGTTTAGTGAAACTTACACCGACACTTATCTGAAAATAATGTCAGACTGATAAATGGGAAATTGAACTTTCCTCTTAGTAGCTCAGCCCATAAGAGATTAGAGAAAATGCATCAAATTGAAAACTCTAATGGCCTTGAGCAGAGCCACGTTCTTCCAAACAGAAGTTAAAAGGAAAATACCACtcaaaaactatcttttggtatatGGTCCTGAAATGTTtttcatgtcagcaatcaagttttcaagatatagaaCTTTCAAAGTACATAAAGTGTCACGGTATCATCATCAACAGGAGCATCGTACTGTGAcactttctgtattttgaaagttcaaTATGTTGAatcttgactgctgacatgcaaagcATGTTGGGATTGTATCAACAGAGGacaaatgaaacaaataccaataGTTTTTGAGTGGTATTTTCCTTTAAGTACTTtgctgtattgtgtgtatgtatgtgatgccTAGTACTGTATTTACATGATTCAAAATGCATTTCTCAATTTTCAGAGCGGGAGAAGACCAGTCACAGTCAGACTGTCTCACTCACGAGGCAGAGCAGCGGGCTAGGGGCAGAAGCGATCATTCCCGGGACAGGACAACATTGCCTGCAACTCAAGCCTGTCAGACTGAATCACATCAGAGCAAAGAGCCAGACTCGTCCTTTCATCTATCAAGGAGCTTTACCAGACTGCCTGTCACCCTCCAATCTTTCACCCTCATCCAGGAAGGCTCATTCTGGCCCTCCGTCTTGTGGCAAGTGACACCTCCTTGCTGTTGTTGATGTCTCAATTGGAGTGAGGCCTCATGTTTTGTTTTTAGTGAGCGACTGCAGTTGAGACAAGGTCATCATAAGGTTTTACAGAGGGAATGTATATGAGTGTTTATAGCATAGGTGGCCTTTTCAGCTGCATTTCCCCCGCAATATCAAGGTGTAGGGTTCGGGTCAAGTCAATTCCCACTGGGGAcatactggttgaatcaatgttgtttccatgtcatttcaacgaaattacgttgaaccaacgtggaatagacgttgcgTTAACATCTGTGCCCTGTGAGTTACCTCTCTTGGCCAGTTTGTTTGAGTATATGGTAAGTTGATCAAATGCCTATAGGCTGGGCTTAGGCCTATAGGCTCAGTGGGCTAACGTGGCTTTGAAAAAATGTCTTGGTTCTTTACCCGGTTTCGAATACTTACCACACTTAAGTAATTTATCTGTTACCTGAATGTTTACTGACATCAAACTATTTTGGTCTGGAGATCTTCCACATTATCATCAAACACTCCCTGAACCTAATTTACTGTCCAGACTGTTGTTTTTCCCTCAATCTCATGTCTCTAACTGTTTCTGCTTCAACAACAGAAGACAGTATCACTGATCTCAAATCTGTCTGGCCATTTGTGTTTTTCCTCTTGAAAACCATGTTGATATGCAAAATGAGGACACCTCCCTGTGGCAACTTACGCATCAGCAACAGGACTTTTTGAAGAGTTCCCGAAAATAGAACTCCCTGTGGTCACTTGTGTCATTAGCACTTCTTTGTCACCTTGTCAGCTGCCTGCCCCCTGGCTTCCACCATACTTATGAGTGTTTGTGCAAACCGTCCGGCTCTCAGTGTATCCCTATCCGTGACATTACACCAGGGCGTTTACATAGCCCACAGCTCCCCCGGATAGGGTCTGTATAGTTACATACTACGTACCTATTAGATGCGATTGAGTCTTGAAATGTGCCTGTGTGCATGGTGATGTGTCCGGGTGAGACGATGCAGGCAGCTCCACTTCCTCCCTTAATTAAGAAGTGATGAggcggggtgatgagaggtatcATTACCACAACACTCTCCAGGGGATGTTCTGTGTGTAATATGTGTTGGTAGCACTTTGACGCCATTGGAAATGAGTAGGATACATGAAAGGTGGATACATAATAGTCTACATGTAGATAGGAAATGGACAAAAGTTTTCCATATTGACTATTGAGTGTATTTGATGAAACCATGCCAGAAAGGCTTTTATCAGGGTGGTTATTTTGAGGATAATAGTAGGGTATGAATTTAGTCATCTTGAACACAGCGAAATAAATCAACAACTTAGCCAGAGCCATGCTGAACCAGACTGGCTAATATTTGTTTTGCATGATTGCTGTTTAATTGATAGACAGCTGTTCAATCTGCCTGCCTCCAGGTGGAAAGCTGGTGAAATCATCACTTAGAGACACAACACGGTCATCCTCTTAGGAACTAGGTATGCTGTTGGCTAGACATGGTTCCTCCAAGGACTCTTAAGGACTTTTCAGTCAATTCCAATCCAGGGGTATGTTCAGTTGGAAGAAAATGTTTTGAATCATTTTTTTGACAGGGAGGTACCATCTGAACTTGACCAATAAGAAATGCTCTTTTTTGTTTTGCTATGGTGTGCCGtactgaacacgacccaggtCTACACACatccaccctcctccacctcccatgaTTGATTGCATTTGGATGACTGATACAGAGTTATTTAGGTTTTCGGACATTTTACTGATTTCTTGTTTGAAGTCTTCTGATTATTTGTGTGCTTGTttgacattctactgcactgtaagGAGCTAGTAAcgcaagcattttgctgcacccgcTATACCAGCTTCTaaactgtgtacgcgaccaataaactcAAGTTGATTTGATGATACGTCACAATGAACTCAtcatgtcaaagtgaaaagacaCACCTTGTCCGTTCATTAGTcgactccttctctctctctctctcgctctctctctctctctctctctcgctcgctctctctctctctctctctctctctctctctctctctctctctctctctctctctttcctccacctTAAACACACATCCATCTATCATCCTCTTTAAGCCACTGACAGCTCCCGAGACATATGTTGTAGAAAAGGAATAAGAGGACAGCATTGCAACAGTGTTTTGGAATATAGATGGACCACAGCAGTCACCTAAAAGTAATAAGCCCTTCAGTAGAGGTCTAATGAGTACAGTAATCTTATTCAGTTCCTACAGATGACAACATATATCTGAGAAGTTAAAAGCTTCAGTTGAAGTCCATTTGGTTGTTTTACCATTACATTACTCTATGTACACGTTTTCACAGCACCAGCAAAACCCTAGTCACAATCTCATGTAtactgagtgtagaaaacattaggaacaccgtcctaatattgagttgcacaccgtGCCCTCAGAACAACATCCTCAATTcctctgggcatggactctacaaggtattgaaaggtattgaaagcgttccacaaggatgctggcccatgttgacaccaatgttaccacagttgtgtcaagttggctggatgtcctatgtgtggtggaccattcttgatacagacAGGAAAATGTTGAGTGTGATAAACCCAGcaacattgcagttcttgacacactcaaaccggtgtgcctggcatctactaccatacccagttcaaaccacttaaatcttttgtcttgcccattcaccctctgaatggcacacatacgcaaTCCATGCCTCAATGGTCTCAAGGCTTTCATCTCcttctcttcatctacactgattgaagtgaatttaacaagtgacatcaataaggggaatcatagctttcacctggattcacctggtcagtctatgtcagggAAAGAGCAGgtcttcctaatgttttgtacacattaAAACAGAGAAAAAAACATCAGACTAGAGAAAAACAGGCATATGTGACTCATGGGTTTGTAATGTTTGAATTTATGTGTGAAAAAAGCCCCTATACCCCCATATAAAATATATACTACAGTTGTTATGGTATaagtactatagtattcactgtagtgtttttgcagacattactgtagtattcactcaAGTCTGTAAAAACGctacagtgaatactgtagtatttactgtagtatttactgtaatatttactgtagtatatGGTAGTATACTGTACTATTTACagttaggtaggtaggtaggtaggtaggtgggtgggtggtagGTGGGTAGGCAGGGTGgcgggtggtggtgggtgggtaggtaggaggTGGGTAGGTGGggtggtgggtaggtaggtaggtaggtaggactcgtgtctgaacagatagttcagagcttctgcccttttctataacctgtagggatcACAATATGTgctctatacttggcatgtaggtttcttacttatgggtggcacaaattgcaAAATGGGTGAGGGGAATGTGCAGGGTAAATGCTAATtaaatactgtagtgtttactatagttaaaaaagtgttgtgtttttgcggactgtagtgtttttgcggacattactgtagtctttACTGTAGAATTTACTATAGTGGTTGTTTTGAGGAAAATGCTGTAGTATTtgctatagtattctacagtatactacaacattctatagtaagtattACACGTgatcaagggatactacagtgtgtaataTTGTTTTCTACTGTATACTGCAGTTTACTATATAATTCtatgtaagtactgtagtattctattgtaaactgtagtattttttcatgtgggcctCTGTGAGTCAATTTATGAGAGCCCATAACCCTTAACTTTACCGCAACCTTAAACCACattcctaaccccaaccctaaactACAAACGAAATCTAAACAAATCTGCGGCCTCAGGTAGTAGAATGGACAGATTATTATCACTTTccttcagtggtggaaaaagtacccgattgtcatacttgagtaaaagtatagacacctgaaagttactcaagtaaaagtggaagtcacccagtaaaatactacttcagtaaaagtctaaaagtatttggttctaaatatactcaagtatcaaaagtaaaagtataaatcatttgaaattacttatattaagcaaagcagacggcaccattttcttgtttttactaatgtacggatagccaggggcacaccccaACACATACatcatttacaaaagatgcatttgtgtttagtaagtccgccagatcagaggcagtagggatgaccagggatgttctcttgataagtgtgtgaatttgacaattttcctatCCTGTTAAGCACTCAAAATGcaacgagtacttttggatgtAATGGAAAATGTAGAGAGTAAAAAAGTActttattttcttcaggaatgtagagaagtaaaagtaaaagttgcccaaaatataaatagtcaagtaaagtacagatactcccaaaaactacttaagtagtactttaaagtatttttacttaagtactttacaccactgccttctttgtcaaatagccacTAACCTTGTGGAGATTGAGCAAATAAGGGTCCTAAACATAAACTAACCCTAAGGCTGTGCACTTCTTTTGAAGTGAAGCCGTAAGGAAACATGAAATGTGTGAAGGAAAATCACACATTTCAGTCTTGACTTTGATGATAGAATGTATAAGTGAGGAGCACCTTCACTAGTGCTAGTATTGGATGGCAGGGTGTCACTCCAACCTGCAGCGTTGCTCCATAAGACTCAGCCATGCTGTGGTCCCGTgttgttcagttggtagagcatggcgcttgtaacgccagggttgtgggttggtTTTCCACGGGGAACcagtacgaaaatgtatgcaGTCCCTACTTACTGTAACTCGCTCTGTAATGTAATATTTGAAAAAACATTCAATGAGACATACTGTAAAATAATATTTATTGGTACATGAGGACAAAATATAATGGATTATTGGCCTAGTGATgtaatataaaacacaactcTGTACTCTGAATGTACGAACACATGGGTTATAGGATTCTATCTCTGTGCATTAGACCTAAGCTACATATAGGCTATGTCTCCACATAAGGTGTTCCTATTGAGTAAAACAAACTACTGCATAAAGTCATTTTACCACATTCAATCAAACGACCTCAACTACTATATAGCCTATTTATCCTATATATTATTGGTAGTTAGAAGACCATTAGAAGCACCCTGCTCTTCAAAGGAAATGAGAGAGCGAAATGAAAGATGAAGTTCTGTTTGGACCTCATTCGGAGGTAGAGTCATGGGTAGCCTAAAACTTGTCAGGCTATTTAATCTGGATACAAAATGAATCCAGAGAAGGTGCTGTACTTGTTGTTGTTGCCTCCGTGTGCTTTGCCACCGTCCAGTTTGACATAAATCTCATCTCCGGAGTCCAGGTGTAGAACCACGCTGTTACCTGCATAATCGTAGTTCTGGTCTGCGTCCTGTGCAATAGCACTTGCCCGAACCTGTGTAATGGAAGGGATACACAAAATAAGTATAATCCTCATTAACTTGATATTTTCTGGTTATTTGATTTCGTCTCTTATGGTCAGACAAATTCCTCCACTATCACTTTGTAGAATAGATTATATTATGTCACTTTGGACATCACAGAAGGGGGAACAAAGGCTTAATCAGATACACGTTCGAGCCTTTCTTTACTGTGGTAATCTAATGTATAGCCTACCCGACTTAACTGAGTTTACCATTGCTAAGCAAATGCGAAGGGACCTAAATGTCCTGCTATAAAGCCGAAAAGTTCACTAGCTAAATTATATAAAGTGAGTGCGTAAAATGAGTGCGTAAAGTATACGTTTTTCTCCATACCCTTTTGGTTTTTGCATGAATTTATAATATTTTAAAGACATGAATTGTTTTCAAATAAATTCGTGAATGAGAATACAGTATTTTCGTACATGCTAATTGAATGAAATAATGTTTACCTGTCCGTTTTTGCACAAGTCTGCCCACATGCTTGTCCCGTCGCCTCCTCGCATTAACACATGGTATGTGAAAAAATAAATTCCGGACACTTGGCAAGTGAACTTGCCATTGGTTGGGTCGTATTGATTTCCCAAGTTTGTGACAACATCGTCGAATTTAAGCACCTCATATCCTTCGTGTGGGTTCTTCAACCCGACATAGAACGCAACCTTTGTTTCACCGAGTGCCATGTTAACCTCGTCCGTGTCCGTTTCGGTCTTTGCAGTCCCTGACGTTACCGCGGGGTAACCAGCTTTCCCGGAATCACCCCTGTCTCCAGGTGGTCCTCTTGGGCCGGGGGGTCCTGGTTCTCCCGGTGGACCCCTTGGTCCCGCTTTCCCAGGTCGCCCTAATTCACCTTTGGAGCCTTGCGCCATTGGCGGCGGGATGGCATTCAGGTCCTGCATGAGCTCCATGGCGGTGGCGCTGGCGGGTTTCGAACTGTATGGATCACATATCATTCGACAGGTGCCCATCATCTCATAGTGAGCCGAAGTCTTGGTACTTTGCACAAGCAGCGGTATTGCTATGATAAGGGCCAACACCATGACGATGCCAACCACAGCGGCCACAAGTCGCTTCCTCTGGACTATCCGAGAAGCAAGCGATAGAAAGTCAGCTGAGCTTGGAGGAGTAATAGTGGAAGGTTTGCGTGGGTAATTAGAAGGAAAAAAACTGCCACCAAATATATTTTCTTCCTCAAGGCAACTATTCTATTTTGTTTTGTCCATAAACCTTAGGCATTCGTGCCAGAGCAGACAGACGAAGGGTACGAATATTGGCATGGATGGGCGCTCGCTGGTTCTCAGCACGGATTTGGAGCGCTCCTATACTTTTCCAGTCCTACGGGGGTCGCTGACGTAACACATGCGGAGTAAAGCCTTTTGCAATTTGGATTAAGATCGAAACAATAATCGGGCAATCTTTATGTATGAATTACACATCCTAATATTATAGCAAGGAAGATGGAATTAGAAAGCGTTAAACACTTTGATCCCGCCATTTATATTTTGAAACATGCTAACCATGTGGTTGTACAGAACATGTCCCCATATAATTAAATAGAACAGAATAGCCATTATTTTTTGCCGAAACGAAAAGCTCTATGTATGGGGCAGgagctgtcctttcagcaccactCCCAATCATTAGGACACTGAAAATCAACGTGAATCAAAACATTTAGCCTATGTATCAATGCGCTTTTAAAGGAACTGAACAATTTAGTAATTTTACTGTAGGCCTATCTAATATTTGTTTTATGAAATATTAGTTCGTCATCTCCCCTTTGTAACAAATGGCATACCCCACACCATCCATGTCAACATACATTTACATTCACACATTCTTGTAGTCTGTCTTCAATCTCTAAGAAAGTGACGGTTTCATGTCTGAAACAAATCTGTTAATCCTTCTGTTCCAGAGCTGGGGTTTAACATCTCACACCCTGTCTCAGCAGCTAAGCAATCAGCTAACAGCAAAGCTAAAATGTATTCCCGGTCATTCCTTGTTATTGAGTCTGTCATTATCGGCTACCAATAGATACTGGTAATGCAAACAGACTAAATATTTCCTATGTACGTTCCCTATGGGTGTTCCCATATAGTTAAATAGAACAGAATAGTAATTTAATGTGTTGCTGTGAGTGTTCGCTTGAATACTTTTTTGGCTTGTTGGCTAGGCCTAGGCTACTAGATTTTCAACTTTAAACAAACACAAGGAAGTGGCCAAATATTTGACTCAAATGACCAACCCGTCCCATGTCAATAGTGGTCGCGTGCAGTGTGACTACTTGCATTATGACTCAAAGTTGTGTTACCACATTTACATAATGAGTTCCAGAATCTCTATGAGTTCCAATCTGACGATTAGTATTGTGACGTTATCTAGCCTATAAATAACCCCGAGCAATCAATGCTAGTTTATTAGTAGCAACGACTTGTTTCTAGAGACTACTACTTGGATCACTCTCTGAAAACATTAAGGTCTGTTGTTCCGAATGTTGGAGACCTTACCGGAAATTGTACCGGAGATGTTGGTTGGTGCGGTGCTTCTGTGTTGAAGATTGACTAAACATGGATCCAGCAACTATGGATCCATATAATGTGAGTAATCAAACACTTCACTCTGGAGCAGGGCGGTAGCAAGTAGCCtattagctctggtccagggcggtAGCAAGTAGCCtattagctctggtccagggcggtAGTGTGCGTtcctccacaccatcacaatagACTCTAGCAGGTACCCAGTGATTTTTGCTGTTGTTGAGTTCACCTTAGTTGACAACTTAACCAAaattaaatcaaaactagatgttgaaatgatgtctgtgcccagtgggttacttaagcaataagccctgaggaggtgtggtatattgccaatataccacggctaaatgCTGCTCTTAACATGATGCAACATGAAGTGCCTGGATACaggccttagccgtggtatattggccatataccacaaacccctgaggtgcatTATTTATataataaactggttaccaatgcaaTTAGAGTAGTAAAAATACCTGCAGGTatttggtctgatataccacggctgtcagccaatcagcattcagggctgtaAAGTTCTGGCAACATTCAAAACGTTTCCTTTAGGTCCATGGAATGTCAGTAGAATGATGTTATGGTCAGAACGTTCCAGGGACATAGGCCTAGGCCTGGAAATGTTCCACTTTGGTCCCTTTTTGGTTGTGAATAACCGAACATTGGGATCAGGAGTTTTTCAAGATATTCCCAACATTAGCTGGTTGGTTCCTTAAAGTTAGAACCCTTAGTTATTTATTaattaatgatatatacccatttgATTCTTATAGAATATAACTTATACATGCCTGATGATCTTaattcaattgtcatacttaccccatcagaaccccaaatataagcttgttttaatcCAATGtgtgtaaacaatgtaaatgtaatgaaaacAACACTGTATAAccttaaaacatggttaaaactacttttgatatcatggatggccagCTCCgtctgaatttgagagtggttacatttctccaggcccatccctcagtttTTTTCCCAAAACAGAGGCAGCATCTCAAGTTTGTTATTGTTTAAATAAAGGACTCTAGCTTTGAAAGGTCTCGGTATGATGTTTTCCCCAATACATTCTGATAAGATTAAAAGGGATTCAATTTAAACTGTACCTTCCAGCTATTTTGCTTTGATAACAGGTTTTACTCGTTAAAGTTGTTCTCATTTGACTGTCTCCATGTTGAATTATGTTGTTAAGGCGGATGTGGATGGGTTTTACAAGGGCGACGATTATGGCTATTTCCACTGGAATGAAAAACATGGCCAGTGGGGTAAGTATTTCACACCTCAGTTGGGACTTGGTTGTATCATTTCATTAACATTCCTTTATGGAAATGAGAGGATCAAGCTTCTGCTCTCATTCTTTTTACAGAGAGGTGGACCCTAAACAACAAAGAGTACAAGTATGAGTATGAGTACAAGTATGAGAACGGGAAGGACTACTACAACCACCAGCATCAACCTGGTCAAGGGGCCAACTGGGAAACAGAGGCTGGTTCTTCTCAGATGGTCGATGCTCCTGCCTATCTCCCCCTCCCTACATCCTCTGATCTCCCTCAGCAGAGCCCAcaggagcagcctggagtcctcgCAACATCCCCTGGGCCTCTTGCAAAGTAAGTACTTTGTTCGTTAACACAGCAACGACATCTGCACAGCTACGCTGTCCACCAGATACATTCATGTTTGGATTTGGAGTGCTATGATTACACTGCCTTTACAGTTAAGTTGATTGAGATTTTGGACTAATGTAATGGAGTTTGAGATTACCTCGATTACCCAGAGTACCTGGATTGAGTTCAGGTCTAAAATCTAAAGACCGTTTCATATACATGGTGTGAAGCCTCCTTCCACCCATTCTAAACAACCTGGTGTGTTTCCTCTCCTGTAGCATTGGGACTCCTAAGGAGATGATTGAGATTGCATGGCAGAAGTGTCAGGAGTACCAATCTAAGTTCTTCATGTGGTATTATGTTACCCTGTTGTGCACACAGAGTAGGGCACAGGTACGTTTCTTCATTGAATGAGACACCATGAGTTAGGATGGATGATGAGGGAGGGGATGATTGTTATGGATAGCATTTTCATAAGTAAGCAAACAGGTATGTGTCAATTCCATGgtaatttatttgtgttgtttctGGACTAACTTTCTGTTTCTATACCACTATATATAGCCCATCTTTCCTTCAGTGAAGCCCATCGTGGTCGAGCAtcccatctctccaccagtggagCCCATCGTGGTTGAGCCACCGATCTCTCCACCAGTGGAGCCCATtgtggttgagctgcccatctctccaccagtgaagCCCATCATTGTTGAGCTGCTcatctctccaccagtgaagCCCATCATGGTTGAGCTACCCATTTCTCCACCAGTGAATCCCATTGTGGTTGAGCTGCCTATCGCTCCAGTGGAAGCTGAGTCGCTTCAGAGAT
The Salmo salar chromosome ssa16, Ssal_v3.1, whole genome shotgun sequence DNA segment above includes these coding regions:
- the LOC106574432 gene encoding complement C1q-like protein 2, with amino-acid sequence MVLALIIAIPLLVQSTKTSAHYEMMGTCRMICDPYSSKPASATAMELMQDLNAIPPPMAQGSKGELGRPGKAGPRGPPGEPGPPGPRGPPGDRGDSGKAGYPAVTSGTAKTETDTDEVNMALGETKVAFYVGLKNPHEGYEVLKFDDVVTNLGNQYDPTNGKFTCQVSGIYFFTYHVLMRGGDGTSMWADLCKNGQVRASAIAQDADQNYDYAGNSVVLHLDSGDEIYVKLDGGKAHGGNNNKYSTFSGFILYPD